From a single Nicotiana tomentosiformis chromosome 2, ASM39032v3, whole genome shotgun sequence genomic region:
- the LOC104085465 gene encoding zinc finger BED domain-containing protein RICESLEEPER 1-like yields the protein MNDVSNFCEELRDGRKKFVNKKKRDKKIIGPPKHEDFQAARCFAKFLKLFYNVTLKFSGSLYTTSNTFFRELVAVYSAIGSLSLNKDDGMRSMSLKMMEKFDKYWSFNSKINYLLFVAIVLDPRFKLEYVEFCFGEMYGHDNILIKSRIASVTECLDELYHEYKRLYTFEQEKFEDLTSNEVSHGMDIDECDKSLDFLDSQFAKRIESQKKTENASEVAKYLNDELIDKKN from the coding sequence ATGAATGATGTTAGTAATTTTTGTGAAGAATTGAGAGATGGGAGGAAGAAGTTCGTGAATAAGAAAAAAAGAGATAAGAAAATCATTGGCCCTCCTAAGCATGAAGATTTTCAAGCTGCAAGATGCTTTGCAAAGTTCTTAAAGTTATTCTATAATGTGACATTGAAGTTTTCTGGCTCATTGTACACTACTTCTAACACTTTTTTCCGTGAATTGGTTGCTGTTTATTCTGCAATTGGATCTCTTTCCCTTAATAAGGATGATGGCATGAGAAGCATGTCACTAAAAATGATGGAGAAATTCGATAAATATTGGTCTTTTAATAGTAAGATCAATTATTTGTTGTTTGTTGCTATTGTGTTGGATCCACGTTTCAAGTTAGAATATGTTGAGTTTTGCTTTGGTGAAATGTATGGTCATGATAATATCTTAATAAAATCAAGAATTGCTAGTGTAACAGAGTGTCTGGATGAGTTGTATCATGAGTATAAGAGATTGTATACATTTGAACAAgagaaatttgaagatttaacTTCTAATGAAGTTTCTCATGGCATGGATATTGATGAATGTGATAAAAGTTTGGACTTTCTTGACTCTCAATTTGCAAAGCGCATAGAATCACAAAAGAAAACAGAGAATGCATCGGAGGTAGCCAAATACTTGAATGATGAGTTGattgataaaaaaaattga
- the LOC104085466 gene encoding uncharacterized protein, whose protein sequence is MPTYTAIAMDRLIESGGSKSMATSKSIPDSKFARRNNTPNSSIDRSKNGSTSKLERKTVESNVKLDGTNCKSSVIVDRKDHWTQISPALYTTPKLTPLPDSPSSFPPSPYIINHKRRGPRLSKSFAEDDFGTQQQALDGEKIDENVTDTEKELPGTSIDDSSISRETVNCAKEDNLLGTTDNLVNGGEVSDLCNGDLLHQDLPNGSAGQNGTLKSVAFNLQRGGEADDFFDPQESLSVKSNGESENNGGLQRSVSAMTPLGEFYDAWEELSSENGPQIPTHDFENELREIRLSLLMEIEKRKHVEEALSNMQTQWQRIREQLSLVGLNFPPCPVAVEGMDNEQLDDQVEDLFQQVHIVRFVSDSIGRGIAKAEVETEMEAQIESKNIEMARLWDRLNYYEAVNREMSHRNQEAIETARRLRQIRKRKQKKWIWGSIAATITLGSAVLTWSYFSAERASSSSNQSHSLEGDSTSEL, encoded by the exons ATGCCGACATATACAGCAATAGCTATGGATAGATTAATCGAATCCGGGGGCTCAAAATCCATGGCAACTTCCAAGAGCATTCCTGACTCGAAGTTTGCGAGGAGGAACAACACTCCTAATTCAAGTATTGATAGGAGCAAGAACGGTTCTACTTCAAAACTAGAAAGAAAAACTGTTGAGTCTAATGTAAAGTTGGATGGTACAAATTGTAAGTCCTCTGTCATAGTAGATAGGAAAGACCACTGGACTCAAATATCTCCTGCACTATACACAACTCCCAAGCTAACGCCACTTCCAGATTCTCCTTCATCATTTCCTCCATCGCCCTACATAATCAATCACAAGCGTCGAGGTCCACGGCTTTCAAAGAGTTTCGCCGAAGATGATTTCGGTACTCAACAACAAGCTCTAGATGGAGAGAAGATAGATGAGAATGTAACGGACACGGAGAAGGAGCTCCCCGGTACATCTATTGATGATTCTTCCATTTCTAGGGAGACAGTTAATTGTGCGAAAGAGGATAATTTACTAGGCACTACTGATAACCTGGTTAATGGTGGTGAAGTGAGTGACCTCTGTAATGGGGATCTTCTTCACCAAGATTTGCCTAATGGTTCAGCTGGGCAAAATGGTACGTTGAAGTCTGTTGCATTCAATTTGCAGAGAGGTGGTGAAGCTGATGATTTCTTTGACCCCCAGGAATCTCTGAGTGTCAAGAGTAATGGTGAGAGTGAGAATAACGGTGGATTGCAGCGCTCTGTAAGTGCCATGACTCCGTTGGGAGAATTTTATGATGCGTGGGAAG AACTATCTTCAGAGAATGGGCCACAGATACCTACACATGATTTTGAAAATGAGCTGCGAGAAATAAGATTGAGCTTATTAATGGAAATTGAAAAGCGAAAACATGTAGAAGAAGCTCTAAGTAATATGCAAACCCAGTGGCAAAGGATTCGTGAACAGTTATCCCTTGTGGGGTTGAACTTTCCTCCATGTCCTGTTGCTGTAGAGGGAATGGACAATGAACAGCTAGATGATCAGGTGGAAGATTTGTTTCAACAAGTCCACATCGTTCGGTTTGTATCAGATTCTATTGGAAGGGGAATAGCAAAGGCTGAGGTGGAGACAGAAATGGAGGCTCAAATTGAGTCGAAGAACATTGAGATGGCTCGACTATGGGACAGGTTGAATTATTACGAAGCTGTAAATCGAGAGATGTCACATAGGAATCAGGAAGCTATAG AGACAGCGCGGCGTCTTAGGCAAATAAGGAAGAGAAAGCAGAAGAAATGGATATGGGGGTCGATTGCTGCAACAATTACACTAGGCTCTGCTGTCTTAACCTGGTCTTACTTTTCTGCTGAAAGAGCATCATCTTCTTCAAATCAGTCTCATAGTCTTGAGGGTGACTCCACATCAGAACTATGA